CGTTGACTTGATACCCGCTTCTGATTTGAAAGAAATCGCAGCAATTTCTTTACTGCTAAGATTCAATTTGAGAAAGGCTGCTGTTTTAATCTCCGACGGTGTGAGATCCGGGCAAACAGCAAGTAATTTCTGAAAAAACTCAGAGTGGATATTACGGAAAATCTTTTCAAATTCATTCCATGTGCTATTTTTAAGCTGGGCTTCTAAACCTGCAATAATGCTTTTGATTTGTATGGAAAGTTCGTTCTGATCTTTGTTTTTAAGATACTGTTGCTCAAGTTTTTCTATAACATCGCCCAGGGTTTCATTAATTCGCAGCATCTCCAGCGCTTTTGATGCCAATTCACGGTTTTTCGATTCCAGTTGTTCTTCCAGATATTGTTGTTCCCTTCTTTGTATTTCAGCTTTCTGCAGATTGTTTATTTTTTCCTGATCATTCAACATCTCCTGCTTTTTCAGCGCTTTGGTTTTTAGCTTGAAAAGAAAGTATAAAAGTAAAAGAATGGCCATCACCGCTATTACTGAAATGGTCAGTAAAAGGTTTTGCTTTCGCTGGATAGCATTTCTGCTTTTCAAAATTTCTATTTCATCGTTTTTCCTGGCTGTTTGAAATTTCATTTCTGACTCCCTGAAAACTTTCTCATTGTTTATAATTGATAAGCTATCCTTGATACCAGCACTCATCAATAGGTATTGATATGCATCTTCATATTTACCGGTTGAGGCTGATATTTGCGATAGAGTTTCATAACAATTATGAATCAGCAAAGGGTTCTTCATTTCCATAGCCAGGTCTAAGGCCATGCAAGCTTCAGATAGAGCTTCATTTTTCGAACCTGCTTTTTCGAGGGTTTGAGCCGTTTTAAGAATCGAGATACATACACCGGTTTGTTCATTGAGGGATGTATAATTTTTTTTTGCGGCATAAAGGCTGTGCAGTGCATCATCCAGCAGTCCCATTTGCAAATATATATCGGCTATAGTATATTCTGAGCTCGCCATCCCGCGACTATCCTGTAATTGTGATCGTATAGAGAAGCTTTGTTTCAGGCAGAGCAGAGCGGAGTCGTAATCATGCATGCTGGCATAAGCGCTTCCCATACCTGAAAGAATAAGTGCTTTAGCTCCTTTGTCGTTCAATTCCTCAACAATTCCAAGGGCAGTCATCAAATAGGACAATGCCAAAACCGGCTCCGAACGCTCGATGTGAAGTGTTCCAAGACTAATCAGGGATGTTGATTGAAGTTTTTTGTTCCCTGTTTGTTTACTTAGCATGTGCATTTCCTGGAAATTCTCAATAGCTTTGTTATAATTTCCAAGCAATGAATACACACTACCAACTGCGAAACGATAATTGGCAAGCCCATCATCATCACCGATCTCCTCAAAAAGTTTTCGGGCCTGCTCAAGATACCTGAGGGCAATATCATATTCATCCTTATAGTAATATACCCTTCCCTGAAAAAGAAAACTACCTGCAATTCCCTTTTTATATTCCAACTCAGTTGAAAGAAGGTATGCTTCATGCAGATAAACAAGGGCTTTCTCCTGATCAATACTTCCAAAATATTCCCCAAGCTGAATCAAGAGAATAACTTTTGATGTGTCGGAAGGCAGTTGCTTTAACAAACGCTCCTTCTCCAAGGGATCAAACGGAGCTGCACCTAACGTTAATGATGTTAAAAATAATGACAACAGGAACAAGCGGATCATACGGATATTATGATGTTCAAAAAACACAAAGTCATAGCAGAGCCACAAAACCCATCATGATATGCAGGCAAGGTTGTAAAAAGCTTACCTGCAATCATGATTATCACAATGTTGTTCAATAATAATAAGCACTAAAGCAATATCATTGCCTGATGACTTTCTCTATTCCAACATAACTTCCATTTGTAACCCTGATGAGATAAATACCCGGTTGGCTGTCGCCAAGATTAAAGATATAGCTTTTGGCTATCGGTTCTTCCACCGAAAAAACATTGTTTCCTATCAGGTCAAACACTTCAACTGAAATGCTTGTAAACTCAATTATATCATAGAGTTCCAAAGTAAATGTTCCCTTTGTCGGGTTGGGATATACTCCAAAACCAGGCTTATCTTTTATGATTTCATTTGCTGGCACTGCAAGTAATGCTTCGCTTGTAGCTAACATTGATGATCCACTGCCGCAATAGATGCCATTGGTTGTGATCCATGCATGCAAATAACCGCCGTTATGAATATGAGTGCCTTCAAGCAAACGTATGTTTTGCCCGGCTACAAGGTTCACATTCCCACCATTTTCAACAACAAAACTTTGCGAACCTCCCACCGTGATGGTTTGCAAGGCTTCAAAACACAGGTCCTGTCCAGAACCAATTAAAACACCATCAAGGTCAACAGTTGGCGATATTTGACCTGTCCAGTGAATGCGTCCATAAGTGTCCTGCTCATTTGTTGGTCCGGCGAAAACTCCACTATAATCGGAGAGGGTAACTACACCTGCATCCACCGTTTTTGAAACATTATAATAACCCGTACTTCCCGGAAAAACAACATTACTCAGCAACAGGCTTTGATTGTTGTTGATGGTTAACAGTCTTCCCCCACTTTGTCCGTTGCGGAAATTACAATTTGTAAACGACCTCGCCGGATCAACAATGCCACCTGAATTAACATTTACTCCATTGGTATTCATGTATTCGAAAATGGTATGCTCTGCGCTAATGGTGGCTCCGCTATTGATATTAAAACCATAATTTCCTGTGGAAATTCTGGATATGCGGGCTTCAGCGCCCAAACTTCCAATTGCATTTAGTGTTCCTCCGGTATTGATTGAAAGCGTTTTTGCGGAAGCCAGCAGAAGGTTGCTGTTATTGTTTAGAACAATTGTCCCGCCTGAATTTACATTCACATTACCGCCGGCTGAAACATCAACTCCGATCAAGTTTAAAGAGCCAATCTCAACTGTCAAATCATTATTTACTAATATGTCTGTGGTAACATTCACAGTGTTTGCTCTGGTTCCCTCGGTGATATTTCCATTTCTTTCTAACACTGGTTCTGATTTCAAACCATCTCCTCCGGATTTATTAATTAAAACATTGTGGAAATGTCCTGCACTTACTGCAATTCCGGCATCTGAACCTCCATAGAGTTCAACAGTTCCTCCTGAAGGTGTAAAATTCAGGTTGTTAACCGACATGTGCCCTGTGGTTCTTATAGTTCCAGCCGTAACATTTTCGGTAAAAGAATAGGTTGGTGAATTATAAACAAGAATGCCTACATCTTTAAAATCAAGAACACCACCGGTCATAAATACCGTGGCATTATCATAATAAGGCCAATAGCTGGTAGTAGCACCGCCAAAAACATTCAATTCTGCTCCACTTCCTATAATAACTGTACCATTGATATCTACGTACTGAGCACCATCCTGGTGGAGGTTCATCGTACCAGAATAAATGGCAAAGGTTCCAAACAGGCCGTTATCGGCCAGATCATAAGCAGTAAAGTTTCCGGGTGAAATCCAGATACCTCCACTTGTCCAATCGTAAATCTGGCAGTTTATATTATGCTCAGCAAGGTTGTAAAGCAACTCCATTGGTTTATTAACTTCAAGGATATGGAAATCCTCTGTAGAACAGAACTGCGCTGTGGTTCCATTGAATATCACCCTGCTGTTGGTTTCATTAAAAGCTGAAGTACCAACGTTGTTGTACCAATTTTCGCCAATACTGATAGTCTTATTGTTAGAGTTCAGTACGCCGTCATCAATAAATAAGCTTCCCTTTATTGTAAGGTTATCGTAAACCTGGAATGAAGAACCAGGTTTATCGAGCACCATGTTATGAAGATAATTTCCATTGGTTACCTGAACATAGTTGCCCGCACTTGTATTGACAAATTCAACAGTTCCGGCAAGGGGCTGGAACGTGCCGGCAGAATTTGCTGATAATGTTTTTCCGACCCTGAAAACTCCCCCGCTAATCTGGTCATTGAAAGTGCTGGAGATCGAAACTGACCGGTTTGGAAATTCAACAATGCCTTCTATTAGCTGAAGAGTTCCGGCTAATGATACGCTACTTGTGCTATAATTATTAGTAAAAGTACCCTGGTTTAAATTAAGCAACCCTGTTGACGGAAAGGCAAATTCACCCTGAACGCTCGCTGAGCACCCGTTAGAAACTGACAGCGTACCGGAAAGATTCAAAGTTCCGCCAACCTGAAAATCGGCAGCGCTGAAAGAAATGCTGGCCCCATTTTCAATAGTAGCATTCCCCGCCACAATCATACCAGCACCGGACTGTAAGAAAAATAATGAGGCCCCGCTTTTTACTGTGTAATAACCCATCACTTTTGTCGGATAATAGGTTTTTCCGGTTACGTTCACACTCAAATTTTTTGACAAAGGCCCCCTCACCAAATTACCAAATTCGGCGTCGGTACTTGTAGGATAAATCATGTTGGAGGTTATGTAAGTAGTATTGCCGGTACCAAGTTTTGCAGTAGTTCCTTCTCTAAATGCCCAGTTTCCGGAATGAAATGTACCTGCAGTGACATTCGCTGACGAACCATTTTCCCAATACATATTAACAGTGGTGAAATCATTTGCCGTATTGGTCATGATTAACTGTCCATAGATTGTTGTTGTTCCTTCTACATTACAGGTATAAGAACTCAAATTAAAACTGCCTGCATCAACATTTAAATCTCCTGTTATTACAAAATTGGAACCAAGGGTTATGGTGTTGGCTTTGCCACCATCAGTAAGCAAATGACCGCTGCGTTCGTCATACACCGGACCGTTGATATTGTTTTCCCCACTCTCTTTCGCGCTCTTATCGATTTTAACATTCGGTAATGTGCAACCATTGGCCTGGGAAATTAAATAATCACCAGAACCATAGAACTCAAATGTACCGGCAACGGGTGTAAAGTCTGCCCTTTCACCCAGGAATCCACGCGACATTCGGATGGTTCCACCTGTAATATTATCATTTAACGTTAAGGCCCCGGTATTATTTATAAGGATGCCATTATCCTTAAAATCAAGTACACCACCCGACATAGTAATGGAGGCATTATATCCAAAAGGCCAATAGCTGTATCCATTACCTCCATACACATTGATAGTTCCTCCACCATTAAAGTTGAGATGGCATCTTAGGTCAACATATTGCAAAGCATCCTGATAGAGGTTTATTGTCGCCCCTGGGTTCACCCAGTAGCCCCCGTCTAATCCGTTATCGGCCAGGTCAAGGGCGGTAAATGTACCGGTATCTACATCAATGGCACCTGCTGTCCAGTTATATTGATTACAGGTTACTGTGCCGGAAGACACCCTGAAGGCGCCACCCAGAGGCTTGTTCACTTCCAGATTATTAAATGTTTCGGTTGAACAATACTGATGATAGTTGCCCCCATTAAAAACAACCGTGCTGGTTCCTTCAACAAAGCCTGCCGTTCCGATATTATTAGTCCAGTTGCCCATGATTGAAAGGGTTGTGCTTCCTAGCCCCAGAGCTCCGCTTTCGATCAATAGATTGCCCCTGATTTCAATATCTTGGTTAAAAGTAGTTGTGCCGGATGAACTGATGGTTACGTTGTTAAAATAGTCTCCTGCAACGAAGGAGGAAGAGCCAGAGGATCCATCGAATATAAATGTACCATTGCCAAGAGCGATACTTCCGCTCATATTGTTTACAAAACTGCCAATGATGAAACTCTGGCTTGAATAACTGGTAAGTGTACATCCTGAATAGATATAGAGGTTACCCGTTAACCGGCACGGAAATGTTGAAGCAGCACTATGACTAAGTGAAGTCCCGCTTTTATGGTTTCGCACATGATAAAAGTGGCTGTCAGAGTCTTTAGACCGGATGTAAGCAAGACTGGTACCGTAAAAATCTACATAACCTGCTGTTAGATAAACATTTGCACCATCCATAAAATCCCAGTCTCCATATACATAAATCGTGGCACTTCCGGTGGCTGAAGCCGAAGAGCCTAATTGCCACCTGATATCATCATAAACATAAAGTCTAGATGCTGTATTGTTCATTGTGAGCGTTCCATAGATATCAGCATCATAATCTATTTCAAGATTGTATGCACCTATTGTTAAGGTTGCTCCTGAATTTAAAGTCAAATTTTTACACGAGGCATTGGCACTCGATACATAAGGTTGTCTTACAGCGCCTGTAGGAATAATAACATCAAAAGTATTATCAGGTACCACATTCCCATCCCAGTTACCTGCTGTGTTCCAGTTTGTGCTAATATCTCCCTGCCACGTTAATTCATCAGTTTTTTGGTATGCCATAGTGTAAGACCCACCTGCTCCAGACCAGCCTCTCACTTTTACGTAGGCATACCCTGAATAAGTAGCCATCCAGGTAACAATAGATCTGTGATCTTCGCAACCTTCATCGTTATACGCCACCTGATCGCAATTATTATCATAAACATGCATGTAAGTATCGAAGTTCGCAGTTGCACCATCTCCACATCCGGTTTTAAAGGTATAAGTTCGCCCCTGTTCCACTGAAATGCGATACATTTTACAACCACTTGCAGCAAAAGATGAAGCGTGGGTGGACCATGAATTTCCGGGACTAATCGCAAAATCATATCCGGGACATACAATACAATTGATGGTTGCTGTAGAGCGGTATGCTGCAATTACATGCTTGGTGTTACGAATAGCACGGGCATTATCACCATCGGTTGCATGTCCGGTAGCAACACCCATAAAGTTGACGGAAGGATTGGAGAAATGGCCAACCCTGGTTGAGTTCACAGGGTTTAACGGAAAATTTCCGGCAGCTGTATAACTCATTACCGATGAGTACCAAACGCCATCAGTACCTTGCCATCTCCATCCGGCTGCATAATCATATAATCCAGGACCAGCCTGAAAGTTTTGATCTTTGTGATGCCCGCAGCCCATGTTATGACCCATTTCATGAATTGGAGTATATGCAGTTGAAGTGCTAACACCGGCAATTGAAAATGCATCAGCAGGCTTTCCTGCAGTCGAATTCAACAACCAGCCAATTCCACCACCCATGGTTGAGAACAACTGCACCAGGTCGGCTCCATAAGTATTGCGCCAGGTGTGAACAATGTCCATATGTCCATCGGCGGTAAGGGTAAGACGGTTGAGATCCAACTCAACGTCCCCACTCTCAGTATAGGTTATTTCTGCCGTATGCACTAATCTGATAGTAAGAATGGTCGCACTATTGGCATGGGCTGTATTTCCGATTGCTACTGCCGTTGCAACGCAATTAAAGATGCCTCCGCCATTTGCATTGCCCCAGTTGCGGGCTGCCGGCGTGTAAACAATCATTACATCAATGGTGGCAGGATCGCCAGGTCCTGATTTTGTATAGTCCATTTCCTTCTCTATTCTTTTTTGTTCTTCAATATCTTCAGACGTAAGCTCACCCGGAATAAGTGAAGGATACTCAACAGTTGCAGTTATCAGGGATGAATTAATCTCAATCAGGTAGTGTTTGAGTGTAACCGGATCGCTTATGATCTGAAAATGACTGCCGGTTTCCGGGATAAAAACATTGATAAGCGATCGTCCTCCGTGTGTGCTAAGTATTGCATAAGCATAATTTGCCTCAATTATATCAGCAGTAATTACAACGGTTCCCATTACATTTTCTTCAATGCTCCTTACCTTTGCTGTATAAGTAGTGTTCTCAAAAAGGTTTAATAAAATCTTGTCATCAACACTAAAAGCATTAGGCAAGGAAATTAAATTATTAAGTTTAACTTCTCTGTAACGCACAATAGCCTGTTTTTCCGCGAAGAAGTTTAGATCAGTTTCAATGACTGACCCTATAGAAGTTGAAGATTCAATTAGCTGAGGAAAAGATTCCTGTGCCATAGCAGATGTAAGCATCATAAAGAAAACAATGCTTGCACCAATTTTTGTCAATTGTAGAAGTTGAGATTTCATTTCAGATGGGTTTTGTTAATGATAGGATAATAAGAATGTTATGATGTCAATTGATAATGATTTATAGATTACGAGCAGCTAATGATAACAGCTTCAATAAGCAAAATAAATGAGCTGAATTGGTTCAAAATTTCAAAACGTATTCTTTAGCTCACAATGGATTTCCGGAGACAAGGATAAGAGGAATGTATGCTCATTGAAAGGAAGTCTTGCCAGTTTGCATGCACTCGCGGTTACACGATGGGGCCGATAACCATTATATTACAAGCAATAAAATTAGTGCTTTTCTGAGGCCTTACGCAATAGCTTATCTCAATTTGGAATGAATCTGAGTAGGTAGGTTAGTGACCTGATATACTGGCACTAAGCATAAGACCTTTATATGAGTTCGCATGTGCAAATAAAAAACGAGCACTAAAGCTTATCACAAAAGCACTAATAAAGTCAAATGAAATTGGCTCTTTAAGTCTAAATAGCTGCGACGTTTCATCATCATGCCAGATCTGATTATTCATTCAGGACAGTTCCTGAACTAAATCTCAAAGTTTAGCTGTCTGATTATTTTTTCAACTCCAAGTTGATCACCTCTAAGCACTCTATAAGAAATACTCCTGGCTGCTGGTTAGTCAGCTCAAACTCGTATTTTCTTTCTTTGATATTCTGACATAATTGGGAATTCTTACTTATCGCAAAGCTAGCATTTAGCATTAAACAGAAATATAAAAAAACCATATCTGCAGCAGATGCCGCAGATATGGTTTAGAGTATGCAACAATAAAACCTATTGCCTGATCACCCTCTGAATTCCCATTTCATCACCGCTAATTACCCTGACGATATAAACACCCCTGGGTTGACCTGAAAGATCAAATTCGTAGAGATAATGCCCCGAAACTGATTGCTTCAGAATTTGTTCGCCCATAAGGCTGTATATCTCAACCAAAATTGCAGAGGTGGTTTGAACCAATTCAAGGTTGAATAAACCGGTTGTTGGATTGGGGTACACTTTAAAGAAATTATCCGGAGGCGTAATTTCCTCAGGCTGTTCTATAGGCATGATGATTTCATCCTTAACCGCTAACATGGCGGGTGGGGAAATAATGCCGCAATGGTCAACATCAGAAATCCAGGCATGCAGGTATGAACCACTGCGGGCATGTGTTCCTTCAAGCAACCTGATATTGTGCCCGGCTACCATGTTCACCATGCCACCGCTGAGAATAGTGTAATACTGAACCGTAATGGTTTGAGAGGCATTGTAACATTGGTAAACTCCGGGTGCTACGGTAAATGGAGGGACAGTAACATTGACCGGAATAACAACCCCTGCCTGGTGTACTGTTACTGTTACATCTGAAGCCTCAAATGCTGTTAGGGTAATTTGTCCTGATCTGGAAGCAAGCGCAGTGTTCTCAGTATAATTTACAGTAATTGTTCCGTTCATGGTGCCGCTCATGGGCGCAACAGTCAGCCAGGGTACACTTTCAGTGACAGTCCAGTCAGTGTTCGATGTAACATCGAAAGTGGTAGTTCCTGCTGCTGTTGACACATTCCTTTCCGGTGGCAACACAGTAAGGTATGGAGGAGCACCAACCTGATTTACAACTACAATAACATTTGGAGTATATGGCGCTGAAATTGTAATCTCGCCAGTTCTGGGAGTTGTTATTGCGTTCGCGTCGTAATTAACTGTCAATGTGCCATTACCATTTCCAAATACCGGAACAACACTTAACCAGGGTATACTTTCTGTTACTGTCCAGTTGGTAGTATTTGAAAGCAGATCAAAAGTTGTTGTGCCATTATTATATCCCACTTCTTGCTGATCAGGTGCAACGGTCAGGAATGGTAGTTCAAGGTTGCCTTTTTTATATCCCAGACGGCTGCAGGAGTTTTGAGCCTGACAATTAAATTTGTGTAAATATACCCTGACATCGCCTGTAAAGTCAGCAGTCCAGTCAATAAATGCGCCAAAATCACCCGGGCCGCAGTTATTGTGTGCATAATCAATAAACGAATTATCCGATGCCTTTCTTAATGTAAGCTGAGATTCAAAAGGGGCATTTGCTCCATGCGTT
This portion of the Bacteroidales bacterium genome encodes:
- a CDS encoding tetratricopeptide repeat protein, which encodes MIRLFLLSLFLTSLTLGAAPFDPLEKERLLKQLPSDTSKVILLIQLGEYFGSIDQEKALVYLHEAYLLSTELEYKKGIAGSFLFQGRVYYYKDEYDIALRYLEQARKLFEEIGDDDGLANYRFAVGSVYSLLGNYNKAIENFQEMHMLSKQTGNKKLQSTSLISLGTLHIERSEPVLALSYLMTALGIVEELNDKGAKALILSGMGSAYASMHDYDSALLCLKQSFSIRSQLQDSRGMASSEYTIADIYLQMGLLDDALHSLYAAKKNYTSLNEQTGVCISILKTAQTLEKAGSKNEALSEACMALDLAMEMKNPLLIHNCYETLSQISASTGKYEDAYQYLLMSAGIKDSLSIINNEKVFRESEMKFQTARKNDEIEILKSRNAIQRKQNLLLTISVIAVMAILLLLYFLFKLKTKALKKQEMLNDQEKINNLQKAEIQRREQQYLEEQLESKNRELASKALEMLRINETLGDVIEKLEQQYLKNKDQNELSIQIKSIIAGLEAQLKNSTWNEFEKIFRNIHSEFFQKLLAVCPDLTPSEIKTAAFLKLNLSSKEIAAISFKSEAGIKSTRYRLRQKLGLHSDDNLVPFLMQL
- a CDS encoding T9SS type A sorting domain-containing protein — encoded protein: MKSQLLQLTKIGASIVFFMMLTSAMAQESFPQLIESSTSIGSVIETDLNFFAEKQAIVRYREVKLNNLISLPNAFSVDDKILLNLFENTTYTAKVRSIEENVMGTVVITADIIEANYAYAILSTHGGRSLINVFIPETGSHFQIISDPVTLKHYLIEINSSLITATVEYPSLIPGELTSEDIEEQKRIEKEMDYTKSGPGDPATIDVMIVYTPAARNWGNANGGGIFNCVATAVAIGNTAHANSATILTIRLVHTAEITYTESGDVELDLNRLTLTADGHMDIVHTWRNTYGADLVQLFSTMGGGIGWLLNSTAGKPADAFSIAGVSTSTAYTPIHEMGHNMGCGHHKDQNFQAGPGLYDYAAGWRWQGTDGVWYSSVMSYTAAGNFPLNPVNSTRVGHFSNPSVNFMGVATGHATDGDNARAIRNTKHVIAAYRSTATINCIVCPGYDFAISPGNSWSTHASSFAASGCKMYRISVEQGRTYTFKTGCGDGATANFDTYMHVYDNNCDQVAYNDEGCEDHRSIVTWMATYSGYAYVKVRGWSGAGGSYTMAYQKTDELTWQGDISTNWNTAGNWDGNVVPDNTFDVIIPTGAVRQPYVSSANASCKNLTLNSGATLTIGAYNLEIDYDADIYGTLTMNNTASRLYVYDDIRWQLGSSASATGSATIYVYGDWDFMDGANVYLTAGYVDFYGTSLAYIRSKDSDSHFYHVRNHKSGTSLSHSAASTFPCRLTGNLYIYSGCTLTSYSSQSFIIGSFVNNMSGSIALGNGTFIFDGSSGSSSFVAGDYFNNVTISSSGTTTFNQDIEIRGNLLIESGALGLGSTTLSIMGNWTNNIGTAGFVEGTSTVVFNGGNYHQYCSTETFNNLEVNKPLGGAFRVSSGTVTCNQYNWTAGAIDVDTGTFTALDLADNGLDGGYWVNPGATINLYQDALQYVDLRCHLNFNGGGTINVYGGNGYSYWPFGYNASITMSGGVLDFKDNGILINNTGALTLNDNITGGTIRMSRGFLGERADFTPVAGTFEFYGSGDYLISQANGCTLPNVKIDKSAKESGENNINGPVYDERSGHLLTDGGKANTITLGSNFVITGDLNVDAGSFNLSSYTCNVEGTTTIYGQLIMTNTANDFTTVNMYWENGSSANVTAGTFHSGNWAFREGTTAKLGTGNTTYITSNMIYPTSTDAEFGNLVRGPLSKNLSVNVTGKTYYPTKVMGYYTVKSGASLFFLQSGAGMIVAGNATIENGASISFSAADFQVGGTLNLSGTLSVSNGCSASVQGEFAFPSTGLLNLNQGTFTNNYSTSSVSLAGTLQLIEGIVEFPNRSVSISSTFNDQISGGVFRVGKTLSANSAGTFQPLAGTVEFVNTSAGNYVQVTNGNYLHNMVLDKPGSSFQVYDNLTIKGSLFIDDGVLNSNNKTISIGENWYNNVGTSAFNETNSRVIFNGTTAQFCSTEDFHILEVNKPMELLYNLAEHNINCQIYDWTSGGIWISPGNFTAYDLADNGLFGTFAIYSGTMNLHQDGAQYVDINGTVIIGSGAELNVFGGATTSYWPYYDNATVFMTGGVLDFKDVGILVYNSPTYSFTENVTAGTIRTTGHMSVNNLNFTPSGGTVELYGGSDAGIAVSAGHFHNVLINKSGGDGLKSEPVLERNGNITEGTRANTVNVTTDILVNNDLTVEIGSLNLIGVDVSAGGNVNVNSGGTIVLNNNSNLLLASAKTLSINTGGTLNAIGSLGAEARISRISTGNYGFNINSGATISAEHTIFEYMNTNGVNVNSGGIVDPARSFTNCNFRNGQSGGRLLTINNNQSLLLSNVVFPGSTGYYNVSKTVDAGVVTLSDYSGVFAGPTNEQDTYGRIHWTGQISPTVDLDGVLIGSGQDLCFEALQTITVGGSQSFVVENGGNVNLVAGQNIRLLEGTHIHNGGYLHAWITTNGIYCGSGSSMLATSEALLAVPANEIIKDKPGFGVYPNPTKGTFTLELYDIIEFTSISVEVFDLIGNNVFSVEEPIAKSYIFNLGDSQPGIYLIRVTNGSYVGIEKVIRQ